The following proteins are encoded in a genomic region of Leifsonia psychrotolerans:
- a CDS encoding adenylosuccinate synthase, with product MPAIVLIGAQWGDEGKGKATDLLGSRVDYVVKFNGGNNAGHTVVVGTEKYALHLLPSGILSPGVTPVISNGVVIDPEVLFEELDALSSRGVDVSKLKISANAHVITQYHRTLDKVTERFLGKRQIGTTGRGIGPTYADKINRVGIRIQDLFDENILRQKVEGALEQKNNMLVKMYNRRAITVDEIVTDLLSYTERLRPMVDDTALTLHQALNAGKTVLFEGGQATMLDVDHGTYPFVTSSNATSGGAVTGSGIAPNRIDRVIAVVKAYTTRVGAGPFPTELFDDSGEFLRANGFEFGTTTGRPRRCGWYDAPIARYTARINGVTDFVLTKLDVLTGLETIPVCVAYDVDGVRFDEVPVNQSDFHHAVPILQEFPGWTEDITGVRNFDDLPKTAQEYVLALEAMSGARISAIGVGPDREAIVVRHDLID from the coding sequence ATGCCAGCGATCGTACTGATCGGCGCCCAGTGGGGCGACGAGGGCAAGGGGAAGGCGACCGACCTGCTCGGAAGCCGAGTCGACTATGTCGTCAAATTCAACGGCGGAAACAATGCCGGCCACACCGTGGTCGTCGGAACTGAGAAGTACGCGCTGCACCTCCTGCCGTCCGGCATTCTGAGCCCGGGCGTCACCCCGGTCATCTCCAACGGCGTCGTGATCGACCCCGAGGTGCTCTTTGAAGAACTCGATGCACTCAGCTCGCGCGGCGTCGACGTCTCCAAGCTCAAGATCAGTGCGAACGCGCATGTGATCACCCAGTACCACCGCACCCTCGACAAAGTCACCGAACGCTTCCTGGGCAAGCGTCAGATCGGCACAACGGGTCGCGGCATCGGCCCGACCTACGCCGACAAGATCAATCGCGTCGGCATCCGTATTCAAGACCTGTTCGACGAGAACATTCTGCGCCAGAAGGTGGAGGGCGCGCTCGAGCAGAAGAACAACATGCTCGTCAAGATGTACAACCGCCGGGCGATCACCGTCGACGAGATCGTCACTGACCTGCTCAGCTACACCGAGCGCCTGCGCCCCATGGTCGACGACACAGCCCTCACCCTGCACCAGGCTCTCAACGCCGGCAAGACCGTGCTGTTCGAGGGTGGCCAGGCGACGATGCTGGATGTCGACCACGGCACCTACCCGTTCGTCACGTCGTCGAACGCCACGTCGGGCGGCGCGGTGACCGGTTCCGGCATCGCTCCGAACCGCATCGATCGCGTCATCGCCGTGGTCAAGGCCTACACGACCCGTGTCGGCGCCGGCCCGTTCCCGACCGAGTTGTTCGACGACTCGGGTGAGTTCTTGCGCGCCAACGGCTTCGAATTCGGCACCACCACCGGACGTCCGCGCCGCTGTGGTTGGTATGACGCCCCGATCGCGCGCTACACGGCGCGTATCAACGGCGTCACCGACTTCGTGCTCACCAAGCTCGACGTGCTCACCGGTCTCGAGACCATCCCGGTCTGTGTCGCCTATGACGTCGACGGCGTTCGTTTTGACGAGGTCCCGGTCAACCAGTCCGACTTCCACCACGCTGTTCCGATCCTTCAGGAGTTTCCGGGCTGGACCGAGGACATCACCGGCGTGCGTAACTTCGACGACCTGCCGAAGACCGCGCAGGAATACGTGCTCGCTCTCGAGGCAATGAGCGGAGCACGCATCTCGGCCATCGGTGTCGGCCCCGACCGCGAGGCGATCGTGGTGCGTCACGACCTGATCGACTAA
- a CDS encoding amidase: MPSQLAPDFEVAEASIAELRTALETGRVTSVGLVTASLARIAAFDRNGPRLNAVVVSNPSALDDARASDERRARAATRGPLDGIPYTAKDSYLVAGLTAAAGSPAFEHLVAQWDAFTIGRLRNAGAVLIGLTNMPPMANGGMQRGVYGRAESPYNGDYLTAAFGSGSSNGSGSATAASFGAFGLGEETWSSGRAPASNNSLCAYTPSRGVISTRGNWPLVPTMDVVVPHTRTMADLFEVLEVIVADDPETRGDFWRAQPWVSLPAASAVRPTHYSDLAQAEAPSPLAGKRFGLPRMYVNADPDAGTSTRPSLGGPLGQRIDTRASVIELWDAARGALETAGAEIVLVDFPAVSNYEGDRAGAPTITTRGLVGPDFLKREIVDLSAWAWDDFLRANGDPTLDRLADVDGASIFPQPDGALPDRYDGFEDDISDYPGQVREHPVEHFTQIPHLESGIRGLEETRRIDLEEWMDDLGLDAVVFPAAADVGRSDMDVNEASADLGWRNGVWVSNGNLAIRHLGIPTVTVPMGAMADIGMPVGLTFAGRAYDDTALLQIAAAFEATGDRRVAPPRTPPLSR, encoded by the coding sequence ATGCCGAGCCAGCTCGCCCCCGACTTCGAGGTTGCCGAGGCGAGCATCGCCGAGCTTCGGACCGCACTCGAAACGGGACGGGTCACCAGCGTCGGGCTGGTCACCGCCTCTCTCGCTCGAATCGCTGCCTTCGATCGGAACGGTCCGCGACTGAACGCGGTCGTCGTCTCCAATCCCAGCGCGCTCGACGACGCCCGCGCATCCGACGAGCGCCGCGCACGCGCTGCGACTCGTGGCCCTCTCGATGGCATTCCGTACACCGCGAAAGACAGCTACTTGGTTGCCGGCTTGACTGCGGCGGCCGGTTCACCGGCGTTCGAACACCTCGTCGCGCAATGGGATGCCTTCACCATTGGGCGGTTGCGCAACGCCGGTGCCGTGCTGATCGGGCTGACGAACATGCCGCCGATGGCAAATGGCGGCATGCAACGTGGTGTCTATGGGCGTGCCGAGAGCCCGTACAACGGGGACTATCTGACGGCCGCGTTCGGGTCAGGGTCGTCGAACGGTTCGGGTAGCGCGACCGCGGCGAGCTTCGGTGCGTTCGGGCTGGGTGAAGAGACGTGGTCGAGCGGGCGAGCCCCCGCCTCGAACAACTCGCTCTGCGCTTACACCCCCTCGCGGGGTGTGATTTCGACACGCGGTAACTGGCCACTCGTTCCGACGATGGATGTCGTCGTGCCACACACCCGCACCATGGCAGACCTGTTCGAGGTGCTCGAGGTGATCGTCGCGGATGATCCAGAAACCCGCGGCGACTTCTGGCGAGCCCAACCCTGGGTCAGCCTGCCCGCGGCATCCGCTGTGCGCCCGACCCACTACAGCGATCTGGCCCAGGCGGAGGCGCCTTCCCCCTTGGCCGGCAAACGATTCGGCCTGCCGCGCATGTATGTGAATGCCGACCCGGATGCCGGCACGTCGACGCGGCCGAGCCTGGGCGGTCCGCTCGGGCAGCGCATTGACACGCGCGCGTCGGTCATCGAGCTCTGGGATGCGGCGCGCGGCGCACTTGAAACCGCCGGGGCAGAGATTGTTCTGGTCGACTTTCCCGCCGTTTCGAACTATGAGGGAGATCGCGCCGGCGCTCCCACCATCACCACACGTGGGCTGGTCGGCCCGGATTTCCTGAAACGTGAGATCGTCGATCTCTCAGCCTGGGCCTGGGACGATTTCCTGCGGGCGAACGGCGATCCGACTCTGGATCGCCTCGCGGACGTGGATGGCGCGTCAATCTTTCCGCAGCCCGACGGCGCACTTCCCGACCGTTACGACGGGTTCGAGGACGACATTTCGGATTACCCGGGGCAGGTCAGAGAGCACCCGGTCGAGCACTTCACGCAGATTCCGCATCTGGAGTCCGGCATCCGTGGGCTGGAGGAGACGCGACGCATCGACCTCGAGGAGTGGATGGATGACCTCGGGCTTGACGCCGTAGTCTTTCCCGCTGCTGCGGACGTCGGTCGGTCCGACATGGACGTGAACGAGGCCTCAGCCGATCTGGGCTGGCGCAATGGTGTCTGGGTGTCGAACGGGAACCTTGCGATCCGGCACCTCGGCATTCCAACCGTGACGGTGCCGATGGGTGCGATGGCCGACATCGGGATGCCCGTGGGCCTCACGTTCGCGGGCCGCGCCTACGACGACACTGCGCTGCTCCAGATCGCCGCGGCGTTCGAGGCGACCGGCGATCGTCGGGTAGCGCCGCCGCGCACTCCGCCGCTCTCGCGGTAG
- a CDS encoding LysR family transcriptional regulator, giving the protein MLGSRVPGLSDLQMLVALGDLGSLTQVGQRLGISQQAVSARMRAIEVTVGATLVRRSARGSTLTPTGLIVANWAGDVIAAAERLEAGIESLRSAATLQLPVAASLTIAEYLLPRWLLALRRQQTLAGDTTTQIGQTVTNSEKVIALVRDGSVPLGFIETPEIPADIRSTPVGWDTLHVAVAPGHPWARRRTPLSARELARTPLVTREEGSGTRTALEQLLRSSPDGIDELASPLIELAGTAAVRSAIASGLAPGVLSHLAIADDLALGRLVAVTVTGVTLRRRLSAIWLSGPHPAEQAAQDLIAVARRQT; this is encoded by the coding sequence ATGCTCGGCTCACGTGTTCCCGGCCTGTCCGATCTTCAGATGCTCGTCGCGCTCGGCGACCTCGGCAGCCTGACCCAGGTGGGTCAGCGGCTCGGAATCTCCCAGCAGGCAGTGTCGGCGCGCATGCGTGCCATCGAGGTCACCGTGGGTGCCACCCTCGTGCGGCGCTCGGCTCGCGGCTCCACCCTCACGCCAACCGGCCTGATCGTCGCCAACTGGGCCGGCGACGTGATCGCTGCCGCGGAACGCCTCGAGGCCGGCATCGAGTCCCTGCGGTCCGCGGCAACACTCCAGCTCCCTGTGGCCGCGAGCCTGACAATCGCCGAGTACCTTTTGCCGCGCTGGCTGCTCGCGTTGCGCAGGCAGCAGACGCTTGCGGGCGACACCACTACCCAGATCGGCCAAACGGTCACGAACAGCGAGAAGGTGATCGCGCTTGTGCGTGACGGCAGCGTGCCACTCGGGTTCATCGAGACGCCCGAGATCCCCGCCGACATCCGCTCGACCCCGGTTGGCTGGGATACGCTGCACGTCGCGGTGGCACCTGGCCACCCCTGGGCCAGACGACGGACTCCACTCTCCGCGAGGGAGTTGGCCCGAACACCGCTGGTCACGCGCGAGGAGGGCTCGGGCACGCGCACCGCGTTAGAGCAGTTGCTCCGCTCATCGCCGGATGGAATCGACGAGCTTGCCAGCCCGCTCATCGAGCTGGCTGGTACGGCCGCGGTGCGCTCCGCGATTGCCTCCGGACTCGCGCCGGGCGTGCTGAGTCATTTGGCCATCGCGGATGATCTCGCTCTCGGCCGTCTCGTCGCCGTCACTGTGACGGGCGTGACGCTGCGCCGGCGGCTCTCGGCGATCTGGCTGAGCGGTCCTCACCCGGCCGAACAGGCCGCCCAGGATCTGATCGCGGTGGCCCGGCGCCAGACGTGA
- a CDS encoding YeiH family protein, with the protein MSAGQLTRRRPRTVRWLPGVTAAGLATLAAWGIHLLVPAVPLLTAAVALGVIVAQIPVARPALVGPLAPGLGLAAKRLMRVGIVLLGLKLSLIDIAHLGWVAVATVIAVLVITFVGTYWLGRLFKLPGQQPLLIATGFSICGASAIGAMSGVVKSKDEDTAIPVALVTLCGTLAIAVLPLLWHPLGFTELQFGHWVGASVHDVGQVVAIAQMAGPPALAVAIVVKLTRVLMLAPMVAIASVATRRREGPVTAGKRPPIVPLFVVGFIAAMLLRTCVAIPEPIAELFDIAQTIVLAMALFGLGTAVRLRELVRTGWRAVMVAFLSWALIGVLAWGAVQLG; encoded by the coding sequence GTGTCCGCCGGGCAGCTGACGCGCCGCCGTCCGCGCACCGTGCGCTGGCTGCCGGGAGTGACCGCCGCGGGTCTGGCGACGTTGGCCGCGTGGGGCATTCATCTTCTCGTTCCTGCTGTGCCGCTGCTCACCGCTGCGGTGGCGCTCGGCGTGATCGTGGCCCAGATCCCTGTAGCGAGGCCTGCCCTTGTGGGGCCGCTCGCGCCGGGACTGGGTCTCGCAGCGAAGCGCCTGATGCGCGTCGGGATCGTGCTGCTCGGACTGAAGCTCAGCCTGATCGACATTGCGCATCTGGGCTGGGTTGCCGTGGCCACGGTGATTGCGGTATTGGTGATCACCTTCGTTGGCACATACTGGCTGGGACGCCTGTTCAAGCTGCCGGGCCAGCAGCCGCTTCTGATCGCGACCGGCTTCTCGATCTGCGGAGCATCGGCCATCGGTGCGATGAGCGGAGTGGTGAAGTCGAAAGACGAAGACACAGCCATCCCCGTCGCGCTCGTGACACTCTGCGGAACCCTGGCCATCGCGGTGCTGCCGCTGCTGTGGCATCCGCTCGGCTTTACCGAACTGCAGTTCGGGCACTGGGTCGGTGCCAGTGTTCATGATGTCGGCCAAGTCGTCGCGATCGCCCAGATGGCCGGGCCGCCCGCACTGGCCGTCGCCATCGTCGTGAAACTCACCCGAGTGCTCATGCTCGCGCCCATGGTCGCCATCGCTTCGGTTGCGACACGTCGACGCGAGGGGCCTGTCACCGCAGGCAAGCGGCCACCGATCGTCCCGCTCTTCGTAGTCGGTTTCATCGCCGCCATGCTGCTGCGCACCTGTGTCGCGATTCCCGAACCTATCGCCGAGCTGTTCGATATCGCACAGACGATTGTGTTGGCGATGGCGCTGTTCGGCCTCGGCACGGCCGTGCGGCTTCGGGAGCTCGTGCGCACCGGGTGGCGCGCCGTGATGGTCGCCTTTCTGTCCTGGGCGCTGATCGGCGTCCTGGCCTGGGGTGCCGTCCAACTCGGCTAG
- a CDS encoding DMT family transporter, whose protein sequence is MSATPGTGKALVTLQFLGMGLTWGASFLFIKIALDGVSFGQVAWSRLVLGGLTLGVVVLVVRPRVNGGPVLPREPIVWLHFLVIAITGCVIPYLLFAWAEQYVSSSLASIYNAVTPIMTAVLATFAFRVEKLGRGQILGVFVGVVGVVVIIAPWQYATVTGDFWGQIACLAASASYGFTFGYTRKFLSGRPIAGSTFAFLNIGVAGAIMLLLTPVIAGQPVTLSLPIVFGLLALGCLGTGVVYIWNINVLRAWGPTSVSTVTYITPIVGVVLGVLVLSETFSWHEPVGAAFVLVGILLAQKRLTLGRFGARTTDAVGERL, encoded by the coding sequence GTGAGCGCAACCCCCGGAACTGGCAAGGCCCTCGTCACCCTGCAGTTTCTCGGCATGGGACTCACCTGGGGCGCCAGTTTTCTGTTCATAAAGATTGCGCTCGACGGGGTGAGTTTCGGGCAGGTGGCGTGGTCGCGGTTGGTGCTCGGCGGTCTGACGCTCGGAGTGGTTGTGCTCGTCGTTCGCCCACGAGTCAACGGCGGACCGGTCCTGCCGCGTGAGCCCATCGTCTGGCTGCATTTTCTCGTGATCGCGATCACCGGGTGTGTCATTCCGTACCTCCTCTTTGCCTGGGCCGAGCAATACGTGTCGTCGAGCCTCGCGAGCATCTACAACGCGGTGACGCCGATCATGACCGCGGTGTTGGCGACATTCGCGTTTCGCGTCGAGAAGCTCGGTCGCGGTCAGATCCTCGGGGTGTTCGTCGGTGTCGTCGGGGTTGTTGTGATCATCGCGCCCTGGCAGTACGCCACTGTGACGGGCGACTTCTGGGGGCAAATCGCGTGCCTGGCCGCATCCGCCAGCTATGGCTTCACCTTTGGGTATACGCGTAAATTCCTCAGCGGCAGACCCATCGCGGGGAGCACCTTCGCCTTCTTGAATATCGGCGTGGCCGGCGCGATCATGCTTCTGCTCACACCGGTGATTGCCGGGCAACCCGTCACGCTCAGTCTGCCCATCGTGTTCGGTCTGCTCGCCCTCGGCTGCCTCGGGACCGGTGTCGTCTACATCTGGAACATCAACGTTCTGCGCGCCTGGGGGCCCACGAGTGTGTCGACCGTGACCTATATCACCCCGATCGTGGGTGTGGTGCTCGGGGTGCTGGTGCTCTCCGAGACCTTCTCGTGGCATGAGCCGGTCGGGGCGGCGTTCGTGCTCGTCGGAATTCTGCTCGCGCAGAAGCGGTTGACGCTGGGGCGGTTCGGTGCGCGAACGACGGATGCCGTGGGCGAGAGGCTGTAG
- a CDS encoding SDR family NAD(P)-dependent oxidoreductase yields the protein MSWDPAVLPSQAGKTIVVTGANAGLGYFTSETLARAGAQVVLACRNPIKADAAATAIRGRVPGAVVSTLSLDTADLESVRRAAAELNELPRIDALILNAGIVHPPKDREVSLDGNELVLATNYLGHFALAAQTLPVLQRTPGSRVIPVGSLITRLMDSALTDLQLETRYNSATAYAQSKIAMQVFGFELDRRLRAAGLGGSDGVRSVVAHPGYSISGRTPGIRGVNEPGLMKRFVDNLQAPFTQGKNRGAFAIVRAAVDPDATGGQYYGPRFVVKGRPALQTPTRTSTDRRVAERLWTESEQITGVTFAL from the coding sequence ATGAGCTGGGATCCGGCGGTGCTGCCGTCGCAGGCAGGCAAGACGATCGTCGTCACGGGGGCCAACGCAGGTCTCGGCTACTTCACGAGTGAGACACTTGCCCGCGCGGGGGCGCAGGTCGTGCTCGCCTGCCGGAATCCGATCAAGGCGGATGCCGCCGCCACAGCAATCCGCGGCCGGGTGCCCGGCGCCGTCGTGTCGACCCTGTCGCTTGACACCGCCGATCTCGAATCGGTCCGTCGCGCCGCCGCCGAGCTGAACGAGCTGCCGCGCATCGACGCGCTGATTCTGAACGCCGGAATCGTGCACCCCCCGAAGGACCGGGAAGTGAGCCTCGACGGCAACGAGCTCGTTCTCGCTACCAACTATCTCGGACACTTCGCTCTCGCAGCGCAGACGCTCCCGGTGCTGCAACGCACGCCGGGCAGCCGCGTGATCCCCGTGGGCTCACTGATCACGCGCCTGATGGATTCGGCACTGACCGACCTGCAGCTTGAAACTCGCTACAACTCTGCGACGGCCTACGCGCAGTCCAAGATCGCGATGCAGGTGTTCGGCTTCGAGCTCGACCGGCGCCTGCGCGCGGCCGGGCTCGGCGGGAGCGACGGCGTGCGCAGCGTGGTCGCGCACCCGGGGTATTCGATTTCGGGCCGCACCCCGGGCATTCGTGGGGTGAACGAGCCGGGGCTGATGAAACGCTTCGTCGACAACCTTCAAGCCCCGTTCACTCAGGGCAAGAATCGCGGCGCGTTCGCGATCGTGCGCGCCGCCGTTGACCCGGATGCCACGGGCGGTCAGTACTACGGCCCGCGGTTCGTGGTCAAAGGGCGGCCGGCGTTGCAGACTCCCACCCGCACGTCGACGGATCGTCGGGTCGCCGAGCGGCTCTGGACCGAGTCTGAGCAGATCACGGGGGTCACCTTCGCGCTGTAG
- a CDS encoding N-acyl-D-amino-acid deacylase family protein has translation MAASVAEPRRVLRHALVVDGGGGSPRAADLAIRGSVIEQIGEVAAQPGDIDHDVNGRLLMPGFIDAHSHTDALLFDEDVQLAQLRQGVTTVIGGQDGVSFAPGDGRYASEYFAAINGEHPRYRGDTVADLLATFDHTTRLNFAYLVPAGTVRNEVMGRDTSPATAEQLRRMRQLVATGLQHGAVGLSSGLDYVPGIFADTAELAALAEPVAQAGAVYVSHMRGGYEANSAEGTNEIARICAQSGVTAHISHFHAEADTLLPLLAELQEAGHDVSFDAYPYTRGCTLLAMPLLPPELSVRPAAEILEALSSPTRREALRTDWFPQVALKPSLGPLWPEMITLGHIAAPDFGWAHGLTLAAAAEKSGQDAIDFALDVLIASRLEVNAVMAVRFERSVAELGRIIASTSLLGGSDGIFVGAHPHPRARGTFARYLREYVREHGFLSWESAAVQLAARPAERFSLGRRGQLREGWLADVIVVDPKRVTDAATYENPLRVATGIDDVFVAGEPVLHGGRLTAALPGRGLRRATS, from the coding sequence ATGGCTGCTTCTGTTGCGGAACCCCGGCGCGTGCTGCGTCACGCCCTGGTTGTCGACGGCGGCGGGGGAAGCCCGCGCGCCGCCGACCTCGCCATCCGTGGCAGCGTGATCGAGCAGATCGGGGAGGTTGCGGCCCAGCCCGGCGACATCGACCACGACGTCAACGGTCGCCTGCTCATGCCGGGCTTCATCGATGCGCACTCGCACACCGACGCGCTGCTCTTTGATGAGGACGTGCAACTCGCCCAGCTGCGCCAGGGCGTCACGACGGTGATCGGAGGCCAAGACGGGGTCTCATTCGCACCGGGCGACGGACGCTACGCGAGCGAGTATTTCGCCGCGATCAACGGTGAGCACCCCCGCTATCGGGGCGACACAGTGGCGGATCTGCTTGCGACATTCGATCACACGACCCGCCTCAACTTCGCGTACCTCGTGCCGGCTGGCACGGTTCGGAATGAAGTGATGGGACGCGACACCAGCCCGGCCACCGCCGAGCAGCTGCGACGGATGCGTCAGCTTGTCGCCACGGGTTTGCAGCACGGAGCGGTCGGTCTGTCCAGCGGCCTCGACTATGTGCCCGGGATCTTCGCCGACACCGCCGAGCTTGCGGCATTGGCCGAGCCCGTTGCGCAGGCCGGTGCTGTCTACGTGAGTCATATGCGGGGAGGGTACGAGGCGAATTCGGCCGAGGGAACGAACGAAATCGCGCGGATCTGCGCGCAGTCGGGGGTGACCGCACATATCTCGCATTTTCATGCCGAGGCCGACACTCTGCTGCCTTTGCTCGCCGAGTTGCAGGAGGCCGGCCACGACGTGAGCTTCGACGCGTACCCGTACACACGCGGATGCACCCTGCTCGCCATGCCTCTCCTTCCGCCCGAACTCTCGGTGCGGCCCGCCGCCGAGATCCTCGAAGCGTTGTCGTCTCCCACCCGGCGTGAGGCACTGCGCACTGACTGGTTTCCCCAGGTCGCGCTGAAGCCCAGCCTCGGTCCGCTCTGGCCCGAGATGATCACACTCGGCCACATCGCAGCTCCGGACTTCGGATGGGCCCACGGACTGACTCTCGCTGCGGCAGCCGAAAAGTCTGGGCAGGATGCCATCGATTTTGCTCTCGACGTGCTGATCGCCTCGCGCCTCGAGGTGAATGCGGTGATGGCGGTGCGCTTCGAACGTTCGGTGGCCGAGCTCGGCCGCATTATTGCAAGCACCAGCCTCCTGGGCGGCTCCGACGGAATTTTCGTCGGAGCGCATCCGCATCCGCGTGCCCGGGGAACGTTTGCCCGCTATCTGCGCGAGTACGTGCGGGAGCACGGCTTTCTGAGCTGGGAGTCGGCTGCCGTGCAGCTCGCGGCCCGGCCGGCCGAGCGGTTCAGCCTCGGTCGGCGCGGGCAACTGCGGGAGGGGTGGCTGGCGGATGTCATTGTCGTCGACCCGAAGCGGGTCACGGATGCGGCAACCTACGAGAATCCGCTGCGGGTAGCCACTGGCATCGACGACGTGTTCGTCGCCGGGGAACCGGTGCTCCACGGTGGCCGTCTCACGGCGGCCTTGCCCGGCCGGGGTCTGCGGCGCGCGACCTCCTGA
- the purL gene encoding phosphoribosylformylglycinamidine synthase subunit PurL: MTVAVRPAADTVSNAIATPEKEQPYDALGLKSDEYAMIREILGRRPTSGELAMYSVMWSEHCSYKSSKNYLRQFGQKVTPAMKKNLMVGMGENAGVLDVGEGWAVTFKIESHNHPSYIEPFQGAATGVGGIVRDIISMGARPVAVMDALRFGAIDHPDTARVVHGVVAGISAYGNCLGLPNIGGETVFDSVYQANPLVNALSVGVLRHEDLHLANATGAGNKVVLFGARTGGDGIGGASILASDTFSDGGPTKRPAVQVGDPFAEKVLIECCLELYREKLVEGIQDLGAAGISCATSELASNGDGGMFIELEKVLLRDPTLTAEEILMSESQERMMAIVTPEKLDGFLAVTDKWDVETSVLGEVTDSGRLIINWHGEEIVNVDPRTVAVDGPVYDRPVAYPTWIDALQADSASALPRATDAETLREQFLALLGSPNLADPSWITDQYDHYVMGNTALSFPDDGGMIRIDEESGLGFAVATDANGRYCQLDPYRGAQLALAEAYRNVAATGAVPVGISDCLNFGSPENPEVMWQFSQTVEGLSDGCLALEIPVTGGNVSFYNQTGDVPIHPTPVIAVLGVIDDVARRVPSGWQDDGHNIYLLGITREELDGSAWAGVVHDHLGGRPPVVDLAGEATLAGLLHSASQGSLIDSAHDLSEGGLAQTLAESVMRFGVGARVWLGDICERDGIDAATALFSESAGRVIVSVPREDDVKFLGLCEGRNYPVLRIGVTDATAPGLEIQDQFTITLDDLRARHRGTLPAHFGPTVGA, translated from the coding sequence GTGACCGTAGCCGTCCGACCCGCAGCCGACACCGTATCCAACGCGATCGCCACGCCTGAGAAAGAGCAGCCGTACGATGCTCTCGGCCTCAAGTCCGACGAGTACGCGATGATCCGCGAAATTCTGGGCCGCCGCCCCACGAGCGGCGAACTCGCCATGTACTCGGTGATGTGGAGCGAGCACTGCTCCTACAAGAGCTCGAAGAACTATCTGCGCCAATTCGGCCAGAAGGTCACTCCGGCCATGAAGAAGAACCTGATGGTCGGCATGGGCGAGAACGCCGGCGTTCTCGACGTGGGCGAGGGCTGGGCCGTCACCTTCAAGATCGAAAGCCACAACCACCCCTCTTACATTGAGCCGTTCCAGGGCGCCGCAACCGGCGTCGGCGGCATCGTGCGCGACATTATCTCGATGGGCGCCCGTCCGGTCGCGGTGATGGATGCCCTGCGCTTCGGCGCCATCGACCATCCCGACACCGCACGCGTCGTACACGGCGTCGTCGCCGGCATCTCGGCGTACGGCAACTGTCTCGGCCTGCCCAACATCGGCGGCGAGACGGTCTTCGACTCGGTCTACCAGGCCAACCCCCTCGTCAACGCCCTCTCGGTGGGCGTACTGCGCCACGAAGATCTGCACCTGGCCAACGCCACGGGTGCCGGCAACAAGGTCGTTCTCTTCGGTGCGCGCACGGGCGGCGACGGTATCGGCGGCGCCTCCATTCTGGCCTCCGACACCTTCAGTGATGGTGGCCCGACCAAGCGTCCGGCCGTGCAGGTCGGCGACCCGTTCGCCGAAAAGGTGCTGATCGAGTGCTGTCTCGAGCTTTACCGCGAGAAGCTCGTCGAGGGCATTCAAGACCTCGGTGCCGCCGGCATCTCCTGCGCAACGAGCGAGCTGGCCTCCAACGGCGACGGCGGCATGTTCATCGAACTTGAAAAGGTGCTGCTGCGCGACCCCACGCTCACCGCCGAAGAGATCCTGATGTCCGAAAGCCAGGAGCGCATGATGGCCATCGTGACGCCCGAGAAGCTTGACGGCTTCCTCGCCGTGACCGACAAGTGGGACGTCGAGACCAGTGTGCTCGGTGAGGTCACTGACTCCGGCCGCCTGATCATCAACTGGCACGGCGAAGAGATCGTCAACGTCGACCCGCGCACCGTCGCCGTCGACGGGCCAGTTTACGACCGTCCGGTCGCCTACCCCACCTGGATCGACGCGCTGCAGGCCGACTCGGCATCCGCTCTTCCCCGCGCCACCGACGCCGAGACTCTGCGCGAGCAGTTCCTTGCCCTGCTCGGCTCACCGAACCTGGCCGACCCGAGTTGGATCACCGACCAGTACGACCACTATGTGATGGGCAACACGGCGCTGTCGTTCCCCGACGACGGCGGCATGATTCGCATCGACGAAGAGTCGGGTCTCGGCTTCGCCGTCGCGACAGATGCCAACGGTCGCTACTGCCAGCTCGACCCGTACCGCGGTGCGCAGTTGGCCCTGGCCGAGGCCTACCGCAACGTCGCAGCGACCGGCGCCGTGCCCGTCGGCATCAGCGACTGCCTGAACTTCGGTTCACCCGAGAACCCCGAGGTCATGTGGCAGTTCAGCCAGACCGTCGAGGGTCTCTCCGACGGATGCCTCGCGCTTGAGATCCCCGTCACGGGCGGTAACGTCTCCTTCTACAACCAGACCGGTGACGTGCCGATCCACCCGACGCCGGTGATCGCCGTGCTCGGCGTGATCGACGACGTCGCACGGCGCGTGCCGAGTGGCTGGCAGGACGACGGACACAACATCTACCTGCTCGGCATCACGCGCGAAGAGCTCGACGGATCGGCCTGGGCCGGCGTCGTGCACGACCACCTCGGTGGCCGTCCGCCGGTGGTCGACCTCGCGGGTGAGGCCACGCTGGCCGGCCTGTTGCATTCGGCCAGCCAGGGTTCGCTCATCGACAGCGCGCACGACCTCAGCGAGGGCGGCCTGGCCCAGACCCTCGCCGAATCGGTGATGCGCTTCGGCGTTGGCGCCCGCGTCTGGCTCGGCGACATCTGTGAGCGCGACGGTATCGACGCGGCGACCGCCCTCTTCTCGGAGTCGGCCGGCCGGGTCATCGTGTCGGTGCCGCGTGAAGACGACGTGAAGTTCCTCGGCCTCTGCGAAGGACGCAACTACCCGGTGCTGCGCATCGGAGTCACGGATGCCACGGCGCCGGGCCTCGAGATCCAGGACCAGTTCACGATCACTCTCGATGACCTGCGCGCCCGTCACCGCGGCACGCTGCCGGCGCACTTCGGCCCGACGGTCGGCGCCTAA